In the Streptomyces sp. NBC_00193 genome, CCCGGCCGGTGACCCCGGCCCGGAGATCCGCCGGGCCAGGGCGAGCGCCCGTACGGCCGGCCGCACGCTGGTCCTCGTCGCGTACAACATCCCGTACCGGGACTGCGGGCAGCACTCGGCGGGCGGCGCCCGGGACGCCGCCGCGTACCGGAGCTGGATCGGCGCCTTCGCCGACAACATCGCCGATACGAAGGCCCTGGTGGTCCTGGAGCCGGACGCGGTCCCGCACCTCGTGGACGGCTGCACCCAGGCCGGCCACCGCGACGAGCGGCTGCAGCTGCTCTCCGAGGCCGTCGACCGGCTCAAGCGCAACAAGAACACCAAGGTCTACCTGGACGCCGGGAACCCGGCGTGGATCCCGGACCCGAAGAAGCTGGTAGATCCCCTCTACAAGGCGGGGCTGGACCGCGCCGACGGCTTCTCCCTCAACGTCTCCAACTTCCAGCCCAGCTCGGCCGGCCGGGAGTACGGCGCCGCCCTCTCCAAGGCCACCAAGGGCAAGCACTTCGTCATCGACACCAGCCGCAACGGCGACGGCCCGCTCCAGGGCGACCGCAGCCAGGCCTGGTGCAACCCGCCGGGCCGGGCGCTGGGCACACCGCCGACCGACGGGACGGGCGACCCGCTCGTGGACGCGTACCTCTGGGTCAAGCGGCCGGGCGAATCGGACGGCACCTGCCGCGGCGGCCCCCCGGCCGGGACCTGGTGGCCGGACTACGCCCTGGGCCTGGCCCGCCGGGCCACCGACTAGCGCGGCACGGTCCCGGCCCTAACTCAGCCAGCCGTCCCGCGACGCCGGTGACGGCGGTGACACCGGCGGCTCCGGGTCCGGAGCCGGCCGCACCCGGATCCACTTCGCCACCGACGGGGTCCCGTCCGCGTCCGTCACGAACAGCATGTACCAGCCGGGCGGCACCAGCGTCGGGTCCGCCGGCACGGCGACCGTCACCGTGTCGGCGGTCTTCTCCAGCCCGAGCTCGATCGAGCGCTGCTCCACGTCGGTGGTGTGCGTCACCGCGCTCGGCCGCATCAGCCGGGCCCGCTGGATCCGCTCCGCCTTCGGCGCCCGGAAGGCGGCGCGACCCCCGAGCCCGACCTCCTCGGGCCCCTCGCCCAGCACCGGCCGCAGCGCCGGGTCCCGGTGCAGGTACGGCGGGCTGTACACCTCCAGCCGGTGTTCGAACCTGCCCAGCCTGGTGTTGTCCTTGTCCGCGAAGAGCGGGTCGGAGCCGAAGGTCGCCACCCGCCCGTCGGGCAGCAGCAGCGCCTCGGAGTGGTAGTTGCGCCCGACCTTGGGGGCCGCGGCGGCGACGAAGGTGTCGGTGCGCGGGTAGTAGAACTGCGCCTTGCGGATATCGCTGGCGCCCCGGCCGCGGTAGTCGGCGGAGCCGCCCGTGGTGAAGACGGAGTCGTCGGGCAGCAGCACGCTGCTGAGGTAGCGAACCCCCTGCGGCAGCCGGGCCGTCGACCGGAAGACGGGCACCTCCGCCTTGAGGTCCACGACCGCCGTGCGGTCCGTGGACAGCCTGGACTCGCCGACTCCGCCGCCGCCGAGCACCATCACCTTCTGGTCCTGGGCCGGGGGGAGCAGGACGGACGAGGAGGTCTCCAGCTGGTCGGGGTCGGCGAGTCCGCCGACCTTGCGGTACTCGTTCGTCGCCAGGTCCCACACGCCCGGCTCGCGGCCCTTGCCCTTGGGCCCGTAGCCCGCGTTGGAGCCGGTGTAGAGCAGTTTGCCGCCCTGGGTGAGGAAGAGGGCGGGGTAGGTCGGGAAGTAGCGGAAGGGCCCCTTGGACCACTTCTTGGTCTTCGGGTCGTAGTACTCGTTGTCGCCGGGGACGACGTCGCCCACGTCGTTGAGCCCGGACACCGCGAGGACCCGCCCGTCCTGGAGGCCCACCAGGGTCGGGTACCAGCGGGCGTCCTTCATCGGGTCGACCGGTACGTACTTCTCCGCCAGGGGGTCGAACTCGTAGGCGGACTTGATGCCCTGGAAGTCCTGCTTGCCGGCGCTGAGCCGCTCCGCGAGCCCGTAGACGTTGGCGGCGTCCTTGCCGGTGAGCCCGGCCACGGTGTACTGGGCGGCCTGGGTCGTCAGCCCCGCGGCGCCCTCCCGGACCGCTTCCACGAAGACGCGGGCCTCCGCGGCGACCACCTTGGTCTTCCACGGCATCATCTGCCCGCCGCGCCCGTAGACGATCTCGAACCGCCGGGTGGCCTTGGGGACGGTGACGGCGAACTTCGACACGTACTCGACTCCGGAGGGGGACCGGAAGACGGTGCCCTTCGGCAGTCTGACGGCCTTGTCGGGGCTCTCGTTCTTGACCCGCATGCCGCCGCCGGCCCGGGTGACCTTTCCGCCGAGCACCTCGTAGCGCGCGGTCCCGCCGGCCACCAGGAGCTGTCCGTCGGGGAGCTGACTGTGGCCCGAGCAGAAGAAGTCCTCGGGGGTCGGGATCTTCTTGAAGCTGTCGTCCTTCGGGTCCCACAGCACGGTGGAGAAGGTGCCCTTGTCGAAGTTGCGCTGGTCGTTGCCGGAACCGGCGATCAGCAGCACCTTGCCGGTGCGCAGCAGCGCCGCGTGCATGGCGTTGATCCGGTACTCCTCGGGCAGCCCGATCAGCCCCCAGGAGCCGTACTGGACGCGGTAGCCGGTCCGCCCGATCTTGTACGCGTGGTAGCGGTCCCCGGCGAAGGAGAGCGCGGCGGGCGCGTTGAGCGCGAGCAGAAGGGCGACGGCTCCGGCGCCCAGGGCCGTCTTCTTGAACTGCTTCGAAGGCCGGTACGGCATGGCTCAGTTCCCTCCTGCCGTCTGCGCGAGCGCCTGCCCCGGCTCCTCACCCGGTTCGGGCCCCTCGCCGGGCGCGGACCGGGCCGTGCGGGCGCGCAGCTCCGTCACGGCCCAGACGGCCGGCGGGGCCAGGGTGACGGCCAGGGCGAGGACCGCCCAGATGCGCATGGCCGCGTGGGTGTGCTCGTAGCGCACGGAGGCGGCGAGGGAGACGAGGAGGACGGCGGCCCAGAAGAGGTGGATGCGGAAGGTCGCGAGCCGGTCGGGGCTGGCGACGCGGCCCTTGGGGGTGACGACGAAACGGCCCCGGGTGCGCAGCACCGCCGAGCCGAGCGACTTCAGGTAGACCGGCGCGCAGACGGCCGACATGGCCATGCCGGCGAGCCCGCCGGAGCCCTCCGGCTCGTGGGGCGAGACGTTGTGGCGGCGGTTCCACAGGTACAGGCCGACCTGGAGGGCCGCGGCGTCGGTGTAGAGCATCAGCCAGACCTCGGTGGAGACCTGGGTGCCGGAGGCGCCGAACCAGAGGAACAGCACGCAGCTGAGGACGCCGAGGAGCCAGTTGACGGCGGTCATCGGGTAGTAGACGAGCATCAGGGTGTAGTTGAGCCAGCGGCCCGGGGGCATCCGGAAGCAGCCGCGCCAGTACTGCCGCAGGAGGGTCTCGTACGTCCCCCTCGACCAGCGCAGCTGCTGCGTGAAGAGGTCGGTCCAGGTGCTCGGCCCCTCCCCCACGGCGAGCACGTCGGGGGTGTACACGGACCGCCAGAACCGCCCGGTGCCGGGATTCCGGCTCCGGTGCAGCTCGAAGCCGGTGGCCATGTCCTCGGTGAGGGAGTCGTAGAGCCCGCCGACCTGGCGCAGCGCGCTGATCCGGACGGCGTTGTTGGTGCCGACGAACATGGGGGCGCCGTAGCGGTTTCCCGCGCGCTGGATGAGCGCGTGGAAGAGGTACTGCTGCGACTCGGCGGCCTTGGTGACCGAGGCGGTGTAGTTGCCGTAGACCTGCGGGCCGACGACGAAGGCGATGTCGGGGTCGCGGAAGAAGCCGAGCATCCGCTCCAGGTACTGCGGGAGCGGCACGTGGTCGGTGTCCACGGAGGCGAAGTAGTCGTAGTCCGCGCCGTGCCGGGCGAGCCAGGAGTTGTAGTTGCCGTGCTTGGTCCTCGCCCGGTGGGCCCCCTTGGCCGTGTTCCATTCGGCGACGCCCTTGCGGGTGAAGTGGCGCACGCCGAGCGCGGCGCACAGCTCCCTGGCCCCGGGGTCGTCGCCCTCGTCGAGGAGCCAGACGTCGAGCGGCCCGTCGTGCCGGACGGCCACGGCCCCGCGCAGGGTGGCGGCCGCCATGGAGAGCGGTTCCTTGCCGGGGACGTAGGTGG is a window encoding:
- a CDS encoding glycoside hydrolase family 6 protein — protein: MPAPRSRPATLLTLALALTAAAACTPAPTAQPESAPPHHQAGVGLVDESPFWVDPQSDAARQVAAWEAQGRNSDAQVLRRIADRPMALWGPAGDPGPEIRRARASARTAGRTLVLVAYNIPYRDCGQHSAGGARDAAAYRSWIGAFADNIADTKALVVLEPDAVPHLVDGCTQAGHRDERLQLLSEAVDRLKRNKNTKVYLDAGNPAWIPDPKKLVDPLYKAGLDRADGFSLNVSNFQPSSAGREYGAALSKATKGKHFVIDTSRNGDGPLQGDRSQAWCNPPGRALGTPPTDGTGDPLVDAYLWVKRPGESDGTCRGGPPAGTWWPDYALGLARRATD
- a CDS encoding kelch motif-containing protein; amino-acid sequence: MPYRPSKQFKKTALGAGAVALLLALNAPAALSFAGDRYHAYKIGRTGYRVQYGSWGLIGLPEEYRINAMHAALLRTGKVLLIAGSGNDQRNFDKGTFSTVLWDPKDDSFKKIPTPEDFFCSGHSQLPDGQLLVAGGTARYEVLGGKVTRAGGGMRVKNESPDKAVRLPKGTVFRSPSGVEYVSKFAVTVPKATRRFEIVYGRGGQMMPWKTKVVAAEARVFVEAVREGAAGLTTQAAQYTVAGLTGKDAANVYGLAERLSAGKQDFQGIKSAYEFDPLAEKYVPVDPMKDARWYPTLVGLQDGRVLAVSGLNDVGDVVPGDNEYYDPKTKKWSKGPFRYFPTYPALFLTQGGKLLYTGSNAGYGPKGKGREPGVWDLATNEYRKVGGLADPDQLETSSSVLLPPAQDQKVMVLGGGGVGESRLSTDRTAVVDLKAEVPVFRSTARLPQGVRYLSSVLLPDDSVFTTGGSADYRGRGASDIRKAQFYYPRTDTFVAAAAPKVGRNYHSEALLLPDGRVATFGSDPLFADKDNTRLGRFEHRLEVYSPPYLHRDPALRPVLGEGPEEVGLGGRAAFRAPKAERIQRARLMRPSAVTHTTDVEQRSIELGLEKTADTVTVAVPADPTLVPPGWYMLFVTDADGTPSVAKWIRVRPAPDPEPPVSPPSPASRDGWLS
- a CDS encoding glycosyltransferase family 2 protein; amino-acid sequence: MRQEAQEAFDYETHSRLAGPCEEPDPAVAYRVRYRSLLAREDLRTRIRAVALMTLAPVAAVGLLLYLVWPTHRTVREGGEGWLVRLDAVMLGSVALIMLFMVVNVVSIAHATMVARDPVPVPAEPGTRVAFLTTYVPGKEPLSMAAATLRGAVAVRHDGPLDVWLLDEGDDPGARELCAALGVRHFTRKGVAEWNTAKGAHRARTKHGNYNSWLARHGADYDYFASVDTDHVPLPQYLERMLGFFRDPDIAFVVGPQVYGNYTASVTKAAESQQYLFHALIQRAGNRYGAPMFVGTNNAVRISALRQVGGLYDSLTEDMATGFELHRSRNPGTGRFWRSVYTPDVLAVGEGPSTWTDLFTQQLRWSRGTYETLLRQYWRGCFRMPPGRWLNYTLMLVYYPMTAVNWLLGVLSCVLFLWFGASGTQVSTEVWLMLYTDAAALQVGLYLWNRRHNVSPHEPEGSGGLAGMAMSAVCAPVYLKSLGSAVLRTRGRFVVTPKGRVASPDRLATFRIHLFWAAVLLVSLAASVRYEHTHAAMRIWAVLALAVTLAPPAVWAVTELRARTARSAPGEGPEPGEEPGQALAQTAGGN